The proteins below come from a single Prochlorococcus marinus str. MIT 9215 genomic window:
- a CDS encoding photosystem II manganese-stabilizing polypeptide — MRIRSILAFVISLCITFAFVPVKTFAFSERGNAQFTDVVNTGKANDCPTLDSSLVGSISLGNGDSLKGICMHPTEVYVKVPGTKRKAAEFVSTKIISPRNNTTVTEVYGDIDSGTFTEKGGIDFQLITVLTPGGLEVPFAFSAKDLTANLPSSFEPGTEVSGSTFTPNYRTGDFLDPKARAKNTGVEYAQGLVALGGDDEELAKENIKVDVNGTGVITLSINNVDSDTDEFAGTFEAIQPSDTDMGSKEPLDVKIIGELYGRKA; from the coding sequence ATGAGAATTCGTTCTATCTTAGCTTTTGTTATTTCACTTTGTATAACTTTTGCTTTCGTACCTGTTAAAACATTTGCTTTTTCTGAGAGAGGAAATGCACAATTTACAGATGTTGTTAATACAGGTAAAGCTAATGATTGTCCTACATTAGACTCATCTCTTGTTGGATCAATCTCCCTAGGTAATGGAGATAGCCTTAAAGGAATATGTATGCATCCAACAGAAGTTTATGTAAAAGTGCCAGGGACAAAAAGAAAAGCTGCAGAATTTGTTTCTACAAAAATTATTAGTCCTAGAAATAACACCACAGTAACAGAAGTTTATGGAGATATAGACTCAGGAACTTTCACAGAAAAAGGTGGTATTGATTTTCAACTTATTACGGTACTAACTCCTGGTGGATTAGAGGTGCCTTTTGCATTTTCAGCAAAAGATCTTACAGCTAACTTACCCTCATCATTTGAGCCAGGTACTGAAGTTAGTGGTTCAACATTTACACCTAACTACAGAACTGGTGATTTTCTAGATCCTAAAGCAAGAGCTAAAAATACTGGAGTTGAATATGCTCAAGGTTTAGTTGCATTAGGAGGAGATGATGAAGAACTTGCCAAAGAAAATATTAAAGTTGATGTAAATGGTACTGGCGTTATTACTCTTTCGATAAATAATGTAGATTCTGACACAGACGAATTTGCTGGAACTTTTGAAGCTATCCAACCTTCGGATACTGATATGGGTTCAAAGGAACCACTTGATGTAAAAATAATTGGGGAGCTTTACGGAAGAAAGGCATAA
- the coaBC gene encoding bifunctional phosphopantothenoylcysteine decarboxylase/phosphopantothenate--cysteine ligase CoaBC: MKTKSTGSKIKVLLLITGSIAAVRIPLLVSQLAKENYEIRCVLSKNAEKLIKPLSLSILSRNPCVVENDQWSNSQSTPLHIELSNWADILIIAPLTATSLAKWVTGNAEGLIPSVLIANIKPIIVAPAMNSQMWLNKAVQKNYENLQNYENVLSLHPSEGLLACDAIGIGKIPPNDLIQLALEFLTSNKQNPYRKDLLNKEILITGGCTSEKLDAARQITNKSSGAMGLLLSQVARFRGAQVKYIHGPLKIDKNLTEGIKRYEIETSVDLIRVIKNEISNCDYFFMNAAVSDFKISNANSAKIPKNQINDHLKKNFELVPDILKKISELKKNNQVFVGFCAFTGSIEEARISIKEKILKKGCDYLFANPIDLEGQGFGFLAQNEGWLFDKKNMEYHINKTSKIDLANKLISQIIS, from the coding sequence ATGAAAACTAAAAGTACAGGCTCCAAGATAAAGGTCCTTTTATTAATAACAGGGAGTATTGCAGCTGTAAGAATACCATTATTAGTTAGCCAATTAGCGAAAGAAAATTATGAAATAAGATGCGTTTTATCCAAAAATGCAGAAAAATTAATAAAACCACTTTCTCTTTCAATCTTAAGTAGAAACCCTTGTGTTGTAGAAAATGATCAATGGTCAAACAGTCAATCAACACCTCTTCATATAGAACTAAGCAATTGGGCTGATATTTTAATTATTGCCCCTTTAACAGCCACATCATTGGCAAAATGGGTCACTGGAAACGCAGAGGGATTGATTCCAAGCGTTTTGATAGCAAATATAAAGCCAATTATTGTTGCACCAGCAATGAATTCGCAAATGTGGCTAAATAAAGCTGTCCAAAAGAATTATGAGAATTTACAGAATTACGAAAATGTTTTATCTCTGCACCCAAGTGAAGGCCTCTTAGCATGTGATGCTATTGGCATCGGTAAGATACCTCCAAATGATCTAATTCAATTAGCTCTTGAATTTTTAACATCGAACAAACAAAATCCATATCGCAAAGATTTACTTAATAAAGAAATTTTAATAACTGGAGGTTGTACTTCAGAGAAACTTGACGCGGCAAGGCAAATTACTAACAAAAGTTCAGGGGCTATGGGCTTACTTCTTTCTCAAGTAGCAAGGTTTAGAGGAGCACAAGTAAAATATATCCATGGGCCTTTGAAAATCGATAAGAATCTGACTGAAGGAATAAAAAGATATGAAATTGAAACTAGTGTTGATTTAATAAGAGTAATTAAAAATGAGATATCAAATTGTGATTATTTTTTCATGAATGCAGCAGTCTCTGATTTCAAAATATCCAATGCAAATTCAGCGAAAATTCCCAAAAATCAAATTAATGATCATTTGAAAAAAAACTTTGAGCTAGTCCCTGATATCTTAAAAAAAATAAGTGAATTAAAAAAAAATAACCAAGTTTTTGTTGGCTTTTGCGCTTTTACAGGATCTATTGAAGAAGCACGAATATCAATTAAAGAAAAGATTCTTAAAAAGGGTTGCGATTATCTATTCGCAAATCCAATTGATCTTGAAGGCCAAGGATTTGGATTTTTAGCACAAAATGAAGGTTGGCTGTTCGATAAAAAAAATATGGAATATCATATTAATAAAACATCAAAAATAGATTTAGCAAATAAATTAATATCTCAAATTATTTCCTAA
- a CDS encoding DUF2555 domain-containing protein: protein MKFIIENKISDELVNSFDKEMSLKITKRLEEDNYNKPFDGLKDSNLLRDLARNRPELTINYIHLNDQKPFDEN, encoded by the coding sequence ATGAAATTTATTATTGAAAATAAAATAAGTGATGAATTAGTAAATTCTTTTGATAAAGAAATGAGTCTTAAGATCACTAAAAGGCTAGAAGAGGATAACTATAATAAACCTTTTGACGGTTTAAAAGACTCAAACTTACTGAGGGATCTTGCAAGAAATAGACCTGAACTAACAATTAATTATATCCATCTCAACGATCAGAAACCTTTCGATGAAAACTAA
- a CDS encoding DUF565 domain-containing protein produces MVVRPQKTNFQLKVVENIQTLSVWANNPWRRYSISMIILLVGYFLGSSLGMVSAVVELMDPVAAFLSLVFLEILIALRRNFRFEKKKKFLILLLDSLRLGLFYGFFTESLKLL; encoded by the coding sequence ATGGTTGTTAGACCACAAAAGACAAATTTTCAATTAAAGGTTGTAGAAAATATCCAAACATTAAGTGTTTGGGCTAATAATCCGTGGCGAAGATATTCAATATCAATGATTATTCTCTTGGTCGGTTACTTTTTAGGTAGTTCTCTAGGTATGGTTAGTGCTGTTGTTGAACTCATGGATCCTGTGGCTGCATTCTTATCACTAGTTTTTTTGGAGATTTTAATAGCTCTTAGAAGAAATTTTCGATTTGAAAAGAAAAAGAAATTTTTAATACTTTTATTAGATTCTTTAAGATTAGGATTATTTTATGGATTCTTTACTGAAAGTCTTAAGTTGCTATAA
- a CDS encoding aspartate carbamoyltransferase catalytic subunit has protein sequence MQIWPHKHIHTLANFSIPDYESVFELANRFDKLKNAGTKKIPALQGTLITSLFFEASTRTKNSFELAAKKLSADVQTFAPSSSSLTKGETIIDTAITYSAMGADTLVIRHSSSYITFEIAKKLDAINSNTSVLNAGDGLHSHPSQGLLDIYTLIKFFSKKSLNPKVLNSKKILIIGDVNHSRVARSNLWALSAFGADIILCGPETLIPDEFINFFKSPIPNQIEDPIKSRGSITISRSLEESIKIADAIIVLRLQKERMMENLLNSIDSYSLDYGLTSEKLSLNNKEIPILHPGPINRDIEISSKVVDEYPNCLINNQVANGIPIRMALLYLLQKYNK, from the coding sequence ATGCAAATTTGGCCTCATAAACATATTCATACACTCGCTAATTTTTCAATTCCAGATTATGAGTCAGTTTTTGAATTAGCTAATAGATTTGATAAGCTAAAAAATGCAGGGACAAAAAAAATACCCGCATTACAAGGAACATTGATAACATCTTTGTTTTTTGAAGCTAGTACAAGAACAAAAAATAGCTTTGAACTAGCAGCAAAAAAGCTTTCTGCTGATGTACAAACGTTTGCTCCATCCTCAAGTTCTTTAACAAAAGGCGAAACAATAATTGATACAGCCATAACTTATTCTGCTATGGGTGCAGATACGTTAGTTATAAGACATTCGTCAAGTTATATAACCTTTGAGATAGCTAAAAAACTTGATGCAATAAATTCCAATACTTCGGTTCTTAATGCGGGCGATGGATTACACAGTCACCCTAGCCAAGGATTGCTTGACATTTATACATTAATCAAATTCTTTTCCAAGAAATCACTGAATCCAAAAGTTTTAAATTCAAAAAAAATTTTAATAATTGGAGATGTTAATCATTCAAGGGTTGCCAGATCAAATCTTTGGGCTTTGAGTGCATTCGGCGCAGACATAATCTTATGTGGTCCTGAGACATTAATACCTGATGAATTTATCAATTTTTTTAAAAGCCCTATTCCAAATCAAATAGAAGATCCTATTAAATCAAGAGGCTCTATAACAATTTCTAGGTCATTGGAAGAATCAATAAAAATTGCAGATGCGATTATTGTTTTAAGACTCCAAAAAGAGAGAATGATGGAGAATTTACTAAATAGCATCGATTCATATAGTTTGGATTATGGCTTAACCTCCGAGAAATTATCTTTGAATAATAAAGAGATTCCAATTCTTCATCCTGGACCCATTAATAGAGATATTGAAATTAGTAGTAAAGTAGTTGATGAATATCCAAATTGCTTAATCAATAATCAAGTTGCAAATGGTATCCCCATAAGAATGGCTTTGCTTTATCTATTACAAAAATACAACAAATAA
- a CDS encoding DNA-3-methyladenine glycosylase, which translates to MKDDLFPKEFFYRHSKLVAPDLIGCYLIKKNNKKSLVKGLIVETEAYSQEEEACHGYRKKTESNKLLFGKPGTFYIYKSYGIHHCLNIVTDKENFASGVLIRAVFISTKNERLASGPGLVTKTFGVDKSFNSLEVLNNNSLWISQRDSSIEEKDLIQTTRIGISKAKNIKWRWYLKNSSSVSKRLKGDRTPKFQ; encoded by the coding sequence ATAAAAGACGATTTATTTCCAAAAGAATTTTTTTATAGACACTCAAAACTTGTTGCTCCTGATTTAATAGGTTGCTACCTCATAAAAAAAAATAATAAAAAAAGTCTAGTTAAGGGACTTATTGTTGAAACTGAAGCTTATTCTCAGGAAGAAGAAGCCTGTCATGGCTATCGCAAAAAAACTGAATCAAATAAATTATTATTTGGCAAACCTGGAACGTTCTATATTTACAAATCTTATGGCATCCATCATTGTTTAAATATAGTTACTGATAAAGAAAATTTTGCAAGTGGTGTATTAATAAGAGCAGTTTTTATCTCTACAAAGAATGAAAGATTAGCTTCTGGACCTGGTTTAGTTACTAAGACCTTCGGTGTGGACAAATCATTCAACTCACTTGAAGTTCTCAATAACAATTCTTTATGGATTTCTCAAAGAGATTCAAGCATAGAAGAAAAAGATCTTATTCAGACTACTAGAATTGGCATATCAAAGGCAAAAAATATAAAATGGCGTTGGTATCTTAAAAACAGTAGTAGTGTAAGTAAAAGATTAAAAGGTGATAGAACACCTAAATTTCAATAA
- the gatC gene encoding Asp-tRNA(Asn)/Glu-tRNA(Gln) amidotransferase subunit GatC, whose product MSRINKEEVKKVAQLARLELNINEINNHAEQLEKILDYIRQLEKIDTDNVPCTTRAIEVINVFRKDEKKNYDRTEELLELGPSREDKYFKVPKIMNE is encoded by the coding sequence ATGTCAAGAATAAATAAAGAGGAAGTGAAAAAAGTTGCTCAATTAGCTAGATTGGAACTGAATATTAATGAAATTAATAATCACGCAGAACAGTTAGAAAAGATATTGGATTATATAAGACAACTTGAAAAAATTGATACTGATAATGTGCCTTGTACAACTAGAGCTATAGAGGTCATTAATGTATTTAGAAAAGACGAAAAGAAAAATTATGATAGAACTGAAGAACTTCTAGAATTAGGTCCATCGAGAGAAGATAAATATTTTAAAGTACCAAAAATAATGAACGAATAA
- a CDS encoding fatty acid desaturase: MKNFVDPPSFWNPTLGLFFGGYFLAFLSIWQWYRGVWPLPLLVATAFLALHIEGTVIHDACHKAAHPVPWINQAMGHGSAILLGFSFPVFTRVHLQHHIHVNHPKNDPDHIVSTFGPIWLIAPRFFYHEVFFFQRKLWRKYELLQWGIERSIFITIILAGLKFDFMNLIYNLWFGPALMVGVTLGIFFDYLPHRPFKSRNKWINSRVYPSKFMNLLIMGQNYHLIHHLWPSIPWFEYKIAYEKTKPLLDMKGSPQRVGIFETKQDIFNFIYDLLIGIRSHSKKRGKLRKIINMYPSLKIKKFLLKIVNKTFIGGS; encoded by the coding sequence ATAAAGAATTTTGTAGATCCGCCAAGTTTTTGGAATCCTACATTAGGTTTATTTTTTGGCGGTTATTTTCTTGCTTTTCTAAGCATATGGCAATGGTATAGAGGTGTTTGGCCTTTACCTTTACTTGTAGCCACTGCTTTTTTAGCTTTACATATTGAGGGCACTGTCATTCATGATGCATGTCATAAAGCTGCACATCCAGTTCCTTGGATAAATCAAGCAATGGGTCATGGCTCAGCAATTCTCTTAGGGTTTAGTTTTCCAGTTTTCACAAGAGTTCATTTGCAACACCATATCCACGTAAATCACCCCAAAAATGATCCAGATCATATTGTCAGCACTTTTGGTCCAATTTGGCTTATTGCTCCAAGATTTTTTTATCATGAAGTTTTTTTCTTTCAAAGAAAACTCTGGCGAAAATATGAATTACTACAATGGGGAATTGAAAGATCCATATTCATAACAATAATATTGGCAGGTTTGAAATTTGATTTTATGAATTTGATATATAATCTATGGTTCGGACCAGCTTTAATGGTGGGAGTTACTTTAGGAATATTTTTTGATTATCTACCTCATCGACCTTTTAAATCAAGAAATAAATGGATAAATTCCCGAGTTTATCCAAGCAAATTTATGAATTTATTAATAATGGGGCAAAATTACCACCTCATTCATCATCTATGGCCCTCTATTCCATGGTTTGAATATAAAATAGCTTATGAAAAAACCAAGCCACTTTTGGACATGAAAGGTTCCCCTCAGAGAGTTGGGATATTTGAAACTAAACAAGATATTTTTAACTTTATTTATGATTTATTAATAGGAATAAGGAGTCATAGCAAAAAAAGGGGTAAGTTAAGAAAAATTATAAATATGTACCCAAGTTTGAAAATAAAAAAATTTTTACTAAAGATAGTCAATAAAACGTTTATAGGAGGTAGTTAA